In Silene latifolia isolate original U9 population chromosome 6, ASM4854445v1, whole genome shotgun sequence, the genomic window TTAGTGGCCACGTCATTTTTCACCTGTTATAGCTGGTAAAAAAAACAAGCAAGTTTGTTCTGGGAAAGAAGGGGGGATATGAGGGATTAAATTCAGATTACTTGGATGGAGTAATTTAAGCATGTCacccataggatggattattcctatgaaataacCCAATAAAATAATGAGTATTCCATCTCATTGAAAATGGAAACAAAGAATGGTTCAATTGAATGTATAGCTTACTCAAGGGATGATGATGCGCTTGCGTCGGTAGGGCGAGAAATTTGCTTCACTAGACCTGACCTGATCTGTCATCTATTTTATGTTTCTCATTGATTTAGCTAGACTTCGTGGATTGGATTGAATTATACAGGTTTCGGGTAAGAAAGTGTTATTGCCCATCCTAGATCTCCCTTATGGTCTATCTAGTACCTATCTTTAAGACTATAATGATATCTTGTTATTTAACTTTCTTTTCAATTGTTTTTTAATCTTTACTGCGTGtgtaaaatgtttttttttgtttattctcAAAATACATTTATCAGTACAAGATGTTTTTAGTTTATTCTCACTTATATAGTCTGCCTTAGTACCTCTAAAGTTGTGTTGTACTAACATTAATTCATCGTATCCTGGTTTATAGAATCACATTTCCACCGTGTCACTGGCCTTACCTGATTAGGTCCACAGAGTTTCACCCAATCTGTCAGAATGTGACTTTGTAAGATTCTATACTAATCGGTTTGTAGATGGTCTGAATATGTTAGTTGGTGACATTGCATTTCAATGTTGATAATATTGTTTCGGGAAATAGTACTGATACCTctagattttaattttttattggaaGGGTTTGATATTAGTTTTCATTTCCATGGGAGTTAAAGCCTCACTATCTTTTGGCTTTGGAATGTGAGGGAAGAAGGGAAAATGAGATCCTAAAGGGTGTACATTTCTTATATTGTGCAGTAGCTATTGATTCATGCAATTCTAGACCCAATTGTGATTGGGGTTGTCCAGAAGCCGCCTCTCATTTATCTGACCCCTTACCTTGCAAAAGTCAGGCTCCTTTGATTCAATGTGACTGCATTTATCTGACCCCTTACCTTGCAAAAGTCAGGCTCCTTTGATTCAATGTGTCAATGTTGTTTTATCAAAGGGGTTGATATCAAGGATGAGTTATATGTTTGTTGGAGGCCTTGCTAGTTATTCATGAAGATAATGCTTCTTTTGTAGTGCAGTTTGAGGAGCAATATTTCTAGCTTGTGTTCGTAAAACTCTTTCTTCATCTGATAAGTGGATGGATTACTGAAGAATTAATAATAGCTAAGTAGCAACTTGTTATATATCTGACATAATAGACAGAATATTGAATATTCTTGTGACACTAAAGCCGTGTTTTGATGGGTAAGGAAGTGATAACTTTAATACAACAATGGAATAGTAGAAGTTGTAAAGTACTGCTGATGGCAACTTGCCAACTAGGCAGCCTTTGTGATAAGTAGTAGTTTATGCTTTTAGCTATAGACTTTGAAAAGCAGAGATCCAGGAGAGGATTATGTAGATAGAATGGGTCACGGTGGTTTAAAGTGGGGATAGGAAGGGATTTATATAGTATTCTCTGTGTCTGGAAGAGGTTCCAGATGCCATTGTTCAGTTTGTGACGTAAATGTTTATTATAACATTCAAAATGTTAAAGCACAATGTGTGGTTTTTGATGTTGCGAAGTATTTCAGGTTTCTTCTAAATGTCATGTATTTTTCTGAGTTCAAGATCAATGCTTATCTTCTTCATAATTTCATGCCTGGGATGATGCTTAGTTCTCTGTCTTGCATCATTTATCCaattccttattcttattattcttttATAATTGTTTTTCAGGCTGTAGTGTTTACTAATATCGACTTGGCAAAAGCAATTGAGTTTGATGAATATTGCCGTAATCATCAGCCTCCAATTGCCTTCATCAAGACTGAAGTACGCGGCCTTTTTGGTAGCATCTTCTGTGACTTTGGACCTGGGTTTACTGTAGTTGATGTGGATGGCAACGATCCGTACACGGGGATAATTGCATCGATAAGTAATGACAACCCTGCTCTTATTACTTGTGTGGATGATGAGAGGCTTGAATTTCAAGATGGCGATCTAGTTGTGTTCTCAGAAGTGTGTGGCATGACAGAATTGAATGATGGAAAGCCTAGAAAGGTCAAGACTGCAAGACCTTATTCTTTCACTCTCGATGAAGATACCACTAATTTTAAACCATATGAGAAAGGTGGTATTGTAACCCAAGTGAAACAGCCAAAGGTGCTGAATTTTAAATCATTGCGTGAATCACTAACAGACCCCGGTGATTTCCTGCTCAGTGACTTCTCCAAGTTTGACCGTCCACCTCTACTTCATCTGGCTTTCCAGGCATTGGATAAGTTTATATCAGAGTTGGGTAGATTTCCTGCTGCAGGATCTGAGGCGGATGCTGAAAAGCTAAAATCTTTTGTTACTGAAATAAATGATAGCTCAGCTGAGGGAAGACTCGAAAATATTGATCAGAATTTGCTCCGACACTTTGCTTTTGGAGCAAGGGCTGTCTTGAACCCAATGGCTGCAATGTTTGGTGGTATTGTTGGCCAAGAAGTCATAAAGGCATGCTCTGGGAAATTCCATCCTCTCTTCCAGGTTAGTCTTCTAGAAGCTGTGCATAAAGTCAAGATCTGTGTAGGTACACTTGTCTTTGTTCCTGACAGGGTTATTTGAGATATTCTTTTTGTGCATTGCATTTTTCCCTTTGTGTAATTTCTTACACCTAAAAAAGAGTGATTTTTTGTTCAAATTATCTGACTTATCACACCTACCCCTCCCTTGTAAACTTTCATATTTGTTGTAGCAGCCAGTCAAATTATCTGACTTATTCACTGTCATCATCCACCCATCTCTCCGGTTTGTCTATGGCCTATGTCATCTGCTCCTCAACCTGTGGCTTACTGGCGAGTGTTGATAAGACAAAAGCCAAACATCTCTCGTGTTTGCCTATAGTCTATGTCTTCTTGTTGTAGCAGCCAGTCAAATTATCTGACTTCACTGTCATCATCCACCCATCTCTCCGGTTTGTCTATGGCCCATGTCATCTGCTCCTCAACCTGTGGCTTACTGGCGAGTGTTGATAAGACAAAAGCCAAACATCTCTCGTGTTTGCCTATAGTCTATGTCTTCTTGTTGTGGCTGGCACAATTGGGAGAAAGAGGGGTTTTGGGTTCTTTTCTTGGTGGAATCCTTTTGTTTATTGGGTTGTTACATTATTAATCTTTGATCCATGCTTCAGTATATATGAAATTATTTTCTTTTCTACAGCTTTTTAATTCCAAATCTTTCGTTGTGAAATATCATGTTTTTTCATTTGGCCGCGGGCCGCCATGCTCATTTAGATTCTTATGTtcccattgttttttttttttgcagtttTACTACTTTGACTCTTTGGAATCCCTTCCGTCTGAACCACTTGATCCAAGTGATCTGAAACCCTTGAACAGTCGATATGATGCCCAAATTTCTGTTTTCGGAGCCAAGCTCCAGAAAAAGCTTGAGGCGGCGAAGTTGTTTGTCGTGGGATCTGGTGCTCTGGGTTGTGAATTTCTGAAGAATCTTGCTTTGATGGGAGTTTCTTGTGGCAGTGAAGGGACGTTGACTATTACAGATGATGATGTTATAGAGAAGAGCAACCTTAGCAGACAATTTCTTTTCCGCGATTGGAATATTGGGCAGTCAAAATCAACTGTTGCTGCTACAGCAGCTGCTTCAATGAATCCTTCCCTTCGTATTGAAGCTCTTCAAAATCGTGCAAGCCCCGAGACCGAGAATGTTTTTGATGATACATTCTGGGAGAATCTTAGTGTTGTTATCAATGCACTCGATAATGTCAATGCCAGGCTCTATATCGATCAAAGGTGTGTGTATTTCCAAAAGCCTCTTCTGGAGTCTGGCACCCTTGGGGCCAAGTGTAATACTCAAATGGTCATACCTCATCTGACTGAAAACTATGGTGCTTCACGCGACCCACCTGAAAAACAAGCACCCATGTGTACTGTACACTCTTTCCCTCACAATATTGACCATTGCTTGACGTGGGCTCGCTCTGAGTTTGAAGGGCTCCTTGAGAAGACACCTGCTGAAGTAAATGCTTACCTGAGCAATCCAGGTGAATATGCAGCTGCTATGACAAAAGCCGGTGATGCGCAGGCCAGGGACACTCTTGAGCGTGTAATTGAGTGTCTTGACACAGAGAGATGTGAGACATTTGAGGACTGCATCACCTGGGCGCGTTTGAGGTACTTCGGACTATGGATGGTTGTTTTCTTTTTTCAGTAGTATATAGGTTTTGCCTTATAAAACTGTCATCTGGTATGAGATGGTCCAAAATGATAGTGACCCAATATGTACATAGAGTAAATACTTGGATTTTATGTGATTTCATTTTAATAACCTAATATTATAATGATGAAACAATTTTAATTTGTCAGTCACTATTGTAAAAATATCACTTCTTCAAAAATAAAATCTATGTTACTCGGATTCGGTTAGACGTATTCGACACGGGTACGTGTCCAAGTGTCGGATTCGCCTATTTTATGAAACAAATTCatgtttttggtctaaaatgaagtgtccGAGTGTCTAGTATCCGACACGGGTACTCGAGGTCATATTGAAGAGTCCGAGCAAcatagaataaaactgcatgttATATATTCAATAAACATTTTACTTGGGGTAATTGTTAATTTGTAGACCATCCTATGTTTGTGTTATTTTTCGTAACTTGTATCCTTCATTTGTCTAGGTTTGAA contains:
- the LOC141586975 gene encoding ubiquitin-activating enzyme E1 1-like, producing MLPIKRPVEGEADDDVHATVTNSDHNPSLLKKPCFIATAESTPSSNLAFETGIAKSDRVAMGLTDGKPNGNNANPSEIDEDLHSRQLAVYGRETMRRLFASNVLVSGLQGLGAEIAKNLILAGVKSVTLHDEGVVELWDLSSNFLFSEKDVGENRARVALPKLQELNNAVAVSTLTTELTKEKLSEFQAVVFTNIDLAKAIEFDEYCRNHQPPIAFIKTEVRGLFGSIFCDFGPGFTVVDVDGNDPYTGIIASISNDNPALITCVDDERLEFQDGDLVVFSEVCGMTELNDGKPRKVKTARPYSFTLDEDTTNFKPYEKGGIVTQVKQPKVLNFKSLRESLTDPGDFLLSDFSKFDRPPLLHLAFQALDKFISELGRFPAAGSEADAEKLKSFVTEINDSSAEGRLENIDQNLLRHFAFGARAVLNPMAAMFGGIVGQEVIKACSGKFHPLFQFYYFDSLESLPSEPLDPSDLKPLNSRYDAQISVFGAKLQKKLEAAKLFVVGSGALGCEFLKNLALMGVSCGSEGTLTITDDDVIEKSNLSRQFLFRDWNIGQSKSTVAATAAASMNPSLRIEALQNRASPETENVFDDTFWENLSVVINALDNVNARLYIDQRCVYFQKPLLESGTLGAKCNTQMVIPHLTENYGASRDPPEKQAPMCTVHSFPHNIDHCLTWARSEFEGLLEKTPAEVNAYLSNPGEYAAAMTKAGDAQARDTLERVIECLDTERCETFEDCITWARLRFEDYFSNRVKQLTFTFPEDAVTSSGAPFWSAPKRFPRPLQFSADDQSYLHFVTAASILRAETFGIPIPDWVKSPPKMADAVNNVIVPDFEPKKDVKIVTDEKETSVSNASIDDGEVIEQLISRLENCRKKLSSGYKMSPIQFEKDDDTNFHMDMIAGLANMRARNYGIPEVDKLKAKFIAGRIIPAIATATAMATGLVCLELYKVVDGGHKVEAYRNTFANLALPLFSMAEPVPPKVIKHQDMSWTVWDRWILKDNPTLKELLDWLRNKGLNAYSISYGSCLLYNSMFPRHRDRMEKKMVDLARDVAKAELPPNRKHFDVVVACEDDEDNDVDIPQVSVYFK